Part of the candidate division Zixibacteria bacterium HGW-Zixibacteria-1 genome, CGCCGTCATTCGAGCCTGGGTTTTAAAAATCCAGTTGACTTCGAACGGGCGGCTACCCTATCTTAACTATGTGTCCATTTTTTTAGGGGAAGACCAGATTTATAATGAAAGCTAAAGAAACACTTCCTAGCCATACTCACGCTCCCTTCTTTAAAAAAATAATACTTACCACCGCGAAGGCTGCGAGAATGGATAAGTAGAACCAAAGAATCGACCATGAGAACGCAATCCGCAGGGTAATCTGCTCGAACTTTTCATACGCCTTGAAGTTCATTGAGAAGGGGTCTTCTAACTCACCTGAGCGGACTGCACTGTACAAGTGCCGGAACAATCGTCCGAGACGCAGATACTGTGCGTCCATAATCCAAAACACTACTACAGGAAAACAACCCGCAAGTAGATACAACCAATTTGGTTTTTGAACCGCCCCCAAAAACGCTAGCACTGCAACCGCAAGCGTCATCGCCAACGCCTTTAGGGTAAAGCAATTAGTCTCAAGTCGAGTAACGATTCCTTGAATCATGGCCATGTGTGCAATGGTCGACTCGTTAAACTTCTTTCTCTCAGAGTTATCTCCATTCATCAGTAAACTTCCTTTCTATGAGACCGGTAATGCCTCAGAGTTCTGCGAAGAGTAACTAATCTACTTCACTTCTGCTTTCAGCTCATCTTCTTAATGGACTAAAATCCTCTATATAGGAATCGGAGAAAAGCACAATATGCTACCCAGAGCCAGTCATTTGTTTATTGAAACTAATATTTACCGCAATGTAATCCGCTAGTTCAATATTAGTAGGTGTAGAGGAGAAAAGCAATAGATAAGCAAAAAAAATATAAGAGGAGTAAATTGGGTTAATTATGCGGACTTCTTAATTTTCAGCATCTCGTTTACAATTTAAGCGGCAAAATAATTTTGTATTTTTCATGAATTTGTCCCCAACCGAAGCCAATAAAAAATACCCCCGCCTGGAATCGAACCAGGATTACCGGCTCCGGAGGCCGATGCGTTATCCGTTACACCACGGGGGCACAAGCTTGCTTGTTTTATTTTACATCTCGGTACTTATTTTAGCCAAATGCAAAAAACAAAGCTAATTACCGAAAGAAACTACTATCTCAACGGCCTCTTGTCAACTACTGATTTACTTCGAATTAAATACGTCCGATCGGTAATTCCGGCTTGATTTTGGGCCAAATTATAGTTAACTTTATAGCCTTTAAAGGGATATCGATGTGATCGAATGGATTTCGAAACAAGTTGTTCTGTATTGGGATATCTTGAAGTATCTGCTTCCGGCGGTCCCCTGGACAATTCTTATTACGATATGCTCATTTGCCCTGGCGCTGGTGCTGGGGCTGATTATCGGGGTGTCGCGGATTTCGAAGAATAAGTGGGTCGCCTGGCTGGCGGGAACATATATCAATGTCATCCGCGGGGTGCCGCTACTGGTGCAGATTTTCTTCATTTACTTTGGGCTGGGCGGAATTCTCAATCTGGATCGCTTTATGGCCGGAGTAATGGCGGTCGGAATATGTTATTCGTCTTATCTGGCCGAGATTTTCCGCTCCGGGATTGAAGCGATATCGCTCGGTCAGCATGAGGCGGCGCAGTCGCTGGGAATGACCCGTTTCCAGACCCTTCGCCATGTGATTCTTCCGCAGTCCATGCGGATTGTTCTGCCGCCGACGGCCAACGAGTTTATTGCATCACTGAAGGACTCCTCGCTGGTGTCGATTATCGGCATGCGGGAACTGACGCGGGCGGGAAGAGAATATTATTCGCAATATTTTGTCGATTTCCAGACCTGGTTTGTGGTCGGGTTGATTTATCTGGCCATGACGATTACCTTGTCGAAAGTGGTCAAATATCTCGAAAAAGTATATTCGGTCAAGGGATTCGGGAGTCAAAAAGTTTGATTATCGAGATCAAAAATCTGGTGTGCCGTTTCGGCGATATCGCCGCTGTGGATGATGTCAGCCTGTCGATTGACAGGGGCGAGGTGGTGGTCATCATCGGGCCCTCCGGATCGGGCAAATCGACTTTGCTGCGATGTCTCAATGCGCTCCAGGAATTTGATTCCGGGGAGATCGTGTTCGATAAAATCGTGGTGGACAAAAATCATCGGAATATTCATGATCTGCGTCTGGAAGTCGGCATGGTTTTTCAACAATTCAACCTTTTCCCTCACTTAAGCGTTATAAATAATATAGTCCTGGCGCAGCGGGTGGTGCGCAGGCGGAGCAAGGAAAAGGCCGTCCAAAAAGGGATGGAGCTGCTCAGGATGGTGGGCCTGACCGATAAAGCGGAAGCCTTTCCGGCGCAGCTTTCGGGCGGCCAGCAGCAACGGGTGGCAATCGCCAGGGCGCTGGCGATGGACCCGAAAATGATGTTGTTCGATGAGGTAACTTCGGCGCTCGACCCGGAGATGATCGGCGAGGTGCTTGAAGTGATGAAAAAGCTCGCGGCGGGAGGAATGACCATGATGGTGGTGACGCATGAGATCGGTTTTGCCCGTGAAGTCGCGGACCGGGTAGTGTTTATGGATAATGGCCGGATTATCGAGACCGGGCCGCCTTCGGCGGTCATTAACAATCCGCGGGAGAAAAGAACACAGGAATTTTTAAGCAAGGTTTTATAGAGGTAAGGATATGTGGAAATATGTAAGCATCGTTATTGTCCTGTTCACATTAGCAACTGCTTTTGCCGCCGAACCACCTCTTAAGATTGACACCAAAGAGCAGAAGATCGAAAAAAAGCTGGAGCAAAAACTTCAGAGTATTAAACCGGACGAGCGGATCAAAGTCTGGGTCTTTTTCACCGATAAGGAAGTTTTTGATCAGGCCTCACTGAAAAAATCGACCGCCGAGGCGCGGGACAGATTCACCGACCGGGCAGTGGCACGCCGGGCAATGCGGGCGCCGGACGGTGACCGTTATGATTTTTATGATGTGCCGGTCAGTGAAAATTATATTGATGCATTAAAATCGGCCGGGCTGGAGATAAAAAGAATCTCGCGCTGGCTGAATGCGGTTTCGGCTTACGGCGACCGTCAGACAATTAATGAAATTTCGCAGTTTCCCTTTGTTGCCGAAATCAGGGAAGTGGCCCGCGGAGTGCGGCAGCCTGAGCCCGAAGTCATCCCCGAAGAGGGAAATCTTGTGCCGGGTACGAAAGAGATACCGGCGGATATTCCCGATTCGGTAGTCGGCTGGTACGGGGCGTCATTTGTCCAGCTGAATCTGGTCAATGTTCCGGCGATGCATCAACTCGGTTACACCGGCGCGGGCATATTGATTGCCATCTTCGACACCGGTTTTAAGTTGTCGCACCCGGCCTTCGATCAATTGAACCTGATCGATCAATATGATTTTATAAATGACGACGGCAATGTTACCGACAGCCTACCGGAAGCATATCAACTTTCGCACGGCACGGCGGTTTTGTCGGTCATAGGCGGCAGGGCGGACAGCGTTATGATAGGCTCGGCCTATGACGCCGATTATTTGCTGGCCAAGACCGAGATTACCAGTACGGAAGATACGGTCGAGGAAGATAACTGGGTAGCGGCGGCGGAATGGGCCGATTCGCTCGGGGCGGATGTGATATCGTCATCAGTGGCATATTTTGATTGGTACACATATTCCGACCTTGACGGCCAGACCGCCAAGATAACGATTGCCGCGGAGGTTGCTTCCTCGCGCGGAATCACCGTGGTTAACTCGGCCGGCAATGAGCGAAACGGGAGCTTTTTCTGGATTACACCTCCCGCCGACGGGCCGTCGGTGATAGCGGTCGGAGCGGTGTCATCAGCGGGGATCATAACCTCGTTTTCATCCAGCGGGCCGACCTATGACGGGCGAATCAAGCCGGATGTGGTGGCCATGGGCAGTGAAGTCTACCGGGCTCTGTATACCAATGATGATTATGCCGGCGGCGCTTCGGGGACATCCTATGCGGCGCCGATCACCGGGGGGGCAGTGGCCCTGTTGCTGCAGGCGCATCCGGACTGGACGCCGGCCGATGTCAAACAGGCATTGCTTGAATCGGCCGATCGGTATGAGAATCCGGACACCCTTTATGGATATGGTTTATATGACACTTATAAAGCGGTCAAACTGATGAGTTTTGAGCCGATTTCGCCGGTTTTGATGGCGGTGGGAGATTCCCTCAATCTGACAATTTCATTGACCGGGTATGAGGAGACCAGCGGTGTTACGGTCATAACCGCCGACAGTCTGCCGGAAACGGCTGAATTTACCGACAATGGCGACCGAACCGCGACCCTGAGATATTCCGGAAAGAAGGAAGATATCGGTCGCCGTCGGCTGGTTTTCAGCGCAGTTTCGGGCGAGGCTGAAGCCTCGGCGGTGGTTTCTTTCACGGTTACTTTGGAGCGTGAAGTTGCGGCGGGGCCGAATCCATTTACTGACTCGCTGACCATTTTCGTGGGCGCGGGAAGCGGAGAAGTCGAAGAAATATCGATATTTACCGCAAATGGTGAGAAAGTTTGGGATAATTTTTCCGATAACTACAATAAGGAGACCGGAACGGTTGTATGGAAAGGGGTTAATAACAGCGGAACCCGAGTAACATCAGGCGTTTATCTGGTCTATGTTAGAACCGAGAAGTTAACGGAAAAATTTAAGGTATTTAGAAAATAGCCATGCATCGCGAGCCAGCCTCAAATGGGACAGAGAGGGACAAATCAAAGCGCTGTGCTGTCATTAAAATAGACTTCAATGGTCGATTTGTTTATATCGACGCCCTCGCCGAAAGATTTTTCGGCCTTCCTCTCGAGAATCTTTTCGGACAGAGTATCAAGGATTTTCTGGATGAAAATTCCTACACGCTGCTTCTGTCGGTTCTTCCGGCGCAAAAACATTATGAAAGCTTTTTCGAGGCCACCCGACTCGTTTTTATAGACGCCCGCAAGGATCGTCATGAAGTCGATATTATCATATCGCTCAATTTTATCGCCGGTAATCCGGCCAACTATCAGATTATTATCAGTCCGCTGAATGAAGTTTTGAATCCGGTCGCGGGATGTTCCACGTTCGATGAAATGCCGCGCCATTTGATGGATTATGTCTCGACTATCGGGAAAGATGTTGACTGGAAGAAATTATGCGGGCTGTTTACTTCCCTCGATGATATTTTCCAGGTCGGGATATACCGACTTGCCAATGATGAATTAGCGCCGCTGGCGAATGAATCAGGCGATATGCCCGCCGATATGAAAACCGATCTCGAAAAGACAAGCAAGAATCTGATATCGGCGGTTATGAAGGGGAACCCGTTTATCGAGAAGCAATCGACCGAATCCCAAAAAGGGGAAAGTGCCGGCACTTTCGATATATTGGACGCCGCTTTCCCGCTGATGCAGGGCGGCAACTGCTGGGGTGTTTTGAGATTCGTTTACAACGACAGCTCCCCCGATCTGAAAGACAATCTCAATAATATCGCGGCCTTTTTGGGCAAGGCGCTTTATTCTTATGTCGTCGCGCCTCAGGCCGACCGGCAGACAGTTTCGATTCAATAGATTTTCAGGTGATAAACAATGACTGAGAAACGGAAGGCTCTGGTTTATACCGGGACGGAAATCAAGAACCCCGAAAAATGCGATTTTTGCGCCGATGATCCGGGTCTGGAGTGCTGTTTTGCTTCGGATCGCGAGAGTCTGAGTCAGCATCTGAAACGGAACAATTTCGACCTGATGATCATCGACAATGAGATTGCCGCCGATTCGGGGCAATTTCATTACCTCATGTCGGTTGCCGGCGCCAGAAATATCCCGGTGGTGGTGACGCGGGTGGTCGGGAAAGAGGCCGAGTCATCGGCGCCGGAAGAAGAGCCGGTGGAGCCGTTTATCAGAAAGCTGATACTTCGCCGCAACCAGGCCGAGTCGATTGTCGATTACCGCGACAAACTCAATATTGTCTCCGAAACAGCCGCGACTTTGAGCCACGAAATCAATAACCCACTTTTGGCGATCACCGCCAATGTCGAGATGCTTCTTCGCCGGAAAGATTATATGTCGCCCGACATGGTCGAGAAGGCCGAAGCCATCACGCAGGCCGCCGAGCGGATCAGGAAAGTCACACAGCGGCTGACCGACCTGGATACCCTTCGTTTCCGCGATACGGCGGCAGGGCGGATGATCGATTTCGAGATTTCGGTCAACCGGGCCGATTTCGAGCCGGTTCCCGCGGGCGGGAAAGCCGACGAATAAATTCCTTGACTTATCATTCCTGAGAAATATATTAAGATTCCCGATTTAATGGGGCCGTAGTTCAGATGGGAGAACGCTTGACTGGCAGTCAAGAGGTCAGGGGTTCGATCCCCCTCGGCTCCATTTTTTTATTGGGTATTTTTCCCGAAAATTGTCTATATTGTAATTGTTGGAAAAGTCGGATTTTATAAATGACAATTTTGACGGGCAGATGTGGACATCAATCGGTTGCGAAAATAACGGTGTCGAAACCGCCCTTCGCCTCTCTCTAGTCATAGTGCTCAGGGTCTGCGACAGGGTTATGGCCTACTCAAACTTTTTGGAGAATCAAATGCAAATGGAGGAATAAGTGCCAATCTTTAAACTGGTAATGGATGCGGGCAAAGTTGAAACAGGCAGACTGATGCATGCAAAATTTTCGAGCCTAAAACTTGAAGAACACTTGGAAAATTGGCTGGAAAACAGCCCTTGGGCAATTGCCCAGGAAACATTGCTTATAATAGGCCGACAAACGACGGTTTCTGATGGAGCCTACCGCCGATTTCCGGATTTACTGGCTATTGATAAAGACGGCTTCCTGACAATTATTGAACTTAAGAAGGGACGGACACCGCGTGAGGTTGTCGCGCAAATACTTGAGTATGCCTCCTGGGCAGAGAGACTTGATGATGAGGATATTGCATCCATTGCAAGAGACTATTGGCAAAAAATCGAGGGTAATTCTGAAAAGAATTTGGCGCAAGCATTTATGGATGCATTTGAGTCAGACGCGCCAGCGACATTCAATCAGCGACAACGGCTTTTTATTGCTGCGGAAGAGATAACCGATGATGTTGCTGGTGTTTGCCGTTACTTGAGAACATCTTATGGTATGGATATTAGTTGTGTCAGTTTTACGCTGTATGAGACAGAGTCGGGCGAAATACTGATTGATTCAGAAAAGGTCGTGGGAATGGAAGATATCGAAGACCCAGTAAATACTCAAATTCCAAGGTGGTCAGGTGACAAACCGGTAAGAGAAGTGGTCCATGATGCTGTTATGGAGTTTACTGAAGGCAAAATGGATAAGATATTTGCGCCGAAGGATATTAAAGAACTTGTACTTAATAAATACCCTGAGTTTAAAAGTAGTACTCTTGGAGCGCAAATCATTGGTGATTGTGTAAACCATGCATCCCGGCATCATTATCCCGGTGGTAAAGATTTCTATTGGTGGTTGGATAAGGGTAAATACAGACTATTTGATCCAACGCAAGACGTAGTTCCAAGTGCTTCAAGCAAGAAATAGCTAGGCAGATCGGATTCCGAGAGCATGAGTGATGGCGAATGGTCGAGCAACCCGACATAAGGCAACATAATACATAGAGAAAAGAGGACGGGCAGATCCTTCGCGGCTCAGGAGGCCTGTGGACATCTGCCGCGCACAGGAATACAGCATGCGGTAATATTGATAAGAATATATTATTTGACATGATATATTAATGTGGAGGAAATGTCGTTGTCAAAAGAGATTGACGTGAAGCGGTTTGTGCTGGATATTTTAGCCCAGACGGCCGTAACCCTGTTAAGTTATTTTATTTTATGTTTAATGCTTAGTCAATTGACCGGGGGTTCTTTTTATGGCAGTATGTTATTATTTAGTCCGGTAGTTGCTTTGGGTTATCCTGAGGTTCTACTGGGGGTTTACATAAAACACTACAATCGTTATCCATTTGTAAAAATAGGAGATAGCGGATCGATTGTACAAAATTATCGCATATTCAGTTTGATTTTGAAATCTTTCATTGTAGTATTAGTAGTTTGTGTATCTTTTTGGTATGGCGTCGGTTTTCTTTTGTCAAAAAAATATATCGCGCTTGATATAGGCCTGATTGTTCTGGGAGTGTTTTTATCAATTTGGCATCCCAGATATACGTCCAGATTATTGTATTTATTACGATCAAGGATAAAGCAGCCTGGATGCCAGGTGAATAAGTGAAATAATCGGACAGGTTGGGTTTCACGCGCGTGAACGCAAGCTAATGAACGAGAAACCCGACAAAAGGCTGCATAATGCAAAGAGAAAAGAGGACGGGCAGATCCTTCCCTTCGAAGCTCAGGGCTTGCGAGGCTCAGGAGGCCTGTGGACCCGCCGCGGCGGGCCGTGCACGAAAAAATATTGATAAGAATATTGTTTGATATGATATATTAGCTGGAGTAGATATAAAATAAGCTTTTTTTTTAATAAGGAGAAGCCATGGGAATTTTTAAGTTCGGAAACAAGACATACACTGTGGACACGGAAGAGTTTCTGTCTGATTTCAACGAATGGGATGAAGATTTTGCAAGGGGGATGGCTCCTAAAGTCGGTATAATCAGTGGTTTGTCGGAAGATCATTGGAAAATCATTTTCTTTATTCGTGATATGTTCAAGAAAACCGGGAAATGCCCGCTGGTTTATGAAACCTGCCGGATGAATCGGCTTCATCTCGAAGAGCTTAAGAAGCTTTTTCCTGCGGGATATCTTCGTGGGGCATGCAAATTGACGGGAATCACCTATAAGGAAGGATACTTAGATCAAGCAGGGCTGGAGGATTTGGCGGAACGTGTAACTTCTCCGGCTCAGGAAAAGAGCTATGAAATCGACGGTCGGGGATTTCTTCTGAACTCATTCGATTGGGATGAAAGTTTCGCCAAATTGAAAGCTTACGAGATGAAAATGCCCAAGCTGTCGGAAAAACATTGGCATATTATTAACTTCCTTCGCAAAAGTTTTGAAAAGAACAATGTCGTGCCCACGGTTTATGATACTTGTGATGCAAATGGCATTGAATTGGATGAGCTTGAAAAGTTATTTCCCGACGGGTATCACCGGGGAGCTGTAAAAATCGCAGGACTCCGGGTCAGGTAATTTCGATTATCGGCTAATATAGAAGTCGAAGCAGCATCCGTAGGGCAGAATCCAAATCCCGTGAAGCGGAATGGAGTGGTTCTGCCGATTCAAGCGTCTTTGTATAATTTCATAAATGGCAGAACCATTTCGTCCCTGATTATATTCGGGGTCTCCGGGTTCTGCCTCACTCTGCTGATCCAATAAAAGCGCATGGAGGCGGCCCGCTTTTATATAGGTAATTTATAGTATGAATTATATCTAATAAGTTAATAAGGCCATCACAATTGACATCGCCATTTTGATATACTGAATCCGTCGACATTTCGCATTCTATAATGAATACTTGGGTATCCAAAAACCAGTTTCTCATGTCATTCCATTGACTATCCAATGGTGATAATCCTATATAATCTTCATCCGACCATGCATTATTGGGCTCCCCTTGACGCCATGCAGTAAGTGACCATTCTTCATCTGTTATCCAATGCCATTGTCCTTCGGAGTCTTCATCGGTACCACCCAAAAATGTGATGTAAGGATATGCTAATTGGGCAAGAAAGTTATTTTCTTCTTGTGAATTTGCTGTTGCCAGATATCCCCCCAATGCGATGGCGGAGTCTCTGCATTGGTGCCAGGTTGTGTAAGGTGGTATTATTATTTTGTAATAATAATGCCCAGTAAGATTGAGATACACTTTTTCACTTGAGTGCACCAATGACACATGTAATAAAATTGCGATCAGAATTAGTACTTTGGTTTTCATATGATCTCCTTTATGCCCTTGACAGATTAGACGGTATCTACGGCTGTCCGACTAAGTTGAAATATAATATCATAAAGAATAATGTCAAGAGTAGAAAGACCATGATCCGCAAATGGTTAACGGGATGGATATGGCCGCCTTTATATATGTTTGTTTTTCATATATTCGCTTTTGTTAACCCAAATAACATTTTCCTGAAGATTCATCACTTTTTTAAGATTTCTGTTTCATTGAGAAGAGGAAAAACGTATTTTAGCGCTCATTATGGCAAAATCGAAAAAACAATTGAAGGCGCTTGCGACGGTCATTTTCGACCTGTTTCAACCGGCCACTGACAAGACTGTCCCGATTGAGGTATTTCCGGAGCCGGCCGGAACGGATTTAAAGACTGCGGTGACACTGCCGCCGGTATCGCTTCTGGACAGCATGTATGACGATTTCAACCGGGAATATTTCGGGGGGAAGCTGCCCAAGGCGACGATTTCATATTCAGGGCGGATGCTGACGGCCGGATCATACACGCCGGGCCGGAATGAAATCAAAATCGGCCGGAAATATCATGAGATATTTCCGGAGGAGATTGCCGACACGCTCAAACATGAGATGATCCATGTCATAAATCAGAGCCATGACCGGCGGTTCAAGGCGATGGCGGACAAAATCGGGGCCTCGGTCAAGGCAAAGGCCCACCCGGCATTACGAGGTAATTGCAAATATATGTACATTTGCCCGGAATGCGGGCGGGAGTATCCGCGGCGTAAACGGCTGCGGATGGCTTCATGCGGAATCTGCACCAAAGGCCGGCGTTATGACGAAAATTTCAAACTTCGGCTGGCTAAATCAAAAAAAGTTTAATCGACGGGAACAACGGGCCGTATAAAGCATTAATAACCGAAAGAACGGCAATATTTTGCCGTAAAACAT contains:
- a CDS encoding amino acid ABC transporter permease, with amino-acid sequence MDVIEWISKQVVLYWDILKYLLPAVPWTILITICSFALALVLGLIIGVSRISKNKWVAWLAGTYINVIRGVPLLVQIFFIYFGLGGILNLDRFMAGVMAVGICYSSYLAEIFRSGIEAISLGQHEAAQSLGMTRFQTLRHVILPQSMRIVLPPTANEFIASLKDSSLVSIIGMRELTRAGREYYSQYFVDFQTWFVVGLIYLAMTITLSKVVKYLEKVYSVKGFGSQKV
- a CDS encoding peptide ABC transporter ATP-binding protein, which produces MIEIKNLVCRFGDIAAVDDVSLSIDRGEVVVIIGPSGSGKSTLLRCLNALQEFDSGEIVFDKIVVDKNHRNIHDLRLEVGMVFQQFNLFPHLSVINNIVLAQRVVRRRSKEKAVQKGMELLRMVGLTDKAEAFPAQLSGGQQQRVAIARALAMDPKMMLFDEVTSALDPEMIGEVLEVMKKLAAGGMTMMVVTHEIGFAREVADRVVFMDNGRIIETGPPSAVINNPREKRTQEFLSKVL
- a CDS encoding sulfurtransferase TusE is translated as MGIFKFGNKTYTVDTEEFLSDFNEWDEDFARGMAPKVGIISGLSEDHWKIIFFIRDMFKKTGKCPLVYETCRMNRLHLEELKKLFPAGYLRGACKLTGITYKEGYLDQAGLEDLAERVTSPAQEKSYEIDGRGFLLNSFDWDESFAKLKAYEMKMPKLSEKHWHIINFLRKSFEKNNVVPTVYDTCDANGIELDELEKLFPDGYHRGAVKIAGLRVR